A portion of the Tachysurus fulvidraco isolate hzauxx_2018 chromosome 8, HZAU_PFXX_2.0, whole genome shotgun sequence genome contains these proteins:
- the josd1 gene encoding josephin-1 has product MGSTPCSGKGRGVGSFQELGCMPWKVSKQKGEAAGGGCVPESYEALNARVIPPPQQPPAIYHEKQHRELCALHALNNVFQDGAAFSREALQDIYQRLSPSTLVTPHKKSMLGNGNYDVNVIMAALQTRGYEAVWWDKRRDVSSIALANVTGFIMNVPSNLRWGPLRLPLKRQHWIGVREVGGVYYNLDSKLRNPHPIGTADELRKFLRHQLRGKNCELLLVVPEEVEVHQTWRTDNA; this is encoded by the exons ATGGGGAGTACACCATGTTCTGGTAAGGGGAGGGGGGTAGGTAGCTTTCAGGAGCTTGGCTGTATGCCATGGAAGGTGAGCAAGCAGAAAGGTGAGGCTGCTGGAGGTGGATGTGTCCCTGAATCGTATGAAGCTTTAAATGCCAGAGTCATCCCTCCTCCTCAACAGCCTCCTGCCATCTACCATGAGAAGCAACACAGAGAGCTGTGTGCTCTGCATGCACTAAATAATGTCTTCCAGGATGGTGCTGCCTTCAGTAGAGAGGCACTTCAAGATATCTACCAGAG GCTCTCCCCTAGTACATTGGTAACTCCTCACAAGAAGAGCATGCTGGGTAATGGAAACTATGATGTAAATGTCATTATGGCTGCATTACAGACTCGTGGGTATGAAGCTGTTTGGTGGGACAAAAGAAG GGATGTAAGCAGTATTGCACTGGCAAACGTAACAGGCTTCATTATGAATGTGCCATCCAACCTTCGTTGGGGGCCTCTGCGTCTGCCACTCAAACGACAGCATTGGATCGGAGTGAGGGAGGTGGGTGGTGTCTACTACAACTTGGATTCCAAACTGCGTAATCCCCATCCCATTGGAACAGCTGATGAACTCAG GAAGTTCTTGCGTCACCAGCTTCGAGGGAAGAACTGTGAACTGCTGTTGGTTGTGCCAGAGGAGGTAGAGGTCCATCAGACCTGGAGGACTGATAATGCTTga